In Uranotaenia lowii strain MFRU-FL chromosome 2, ASM2978415v1, whole genome shotgun sequence, one genomic interval encodes:
- the LOC129748362 gene encoding uncharacterized protein LOC129748362 produces MAQPAVVALCATFCHLWHQCSGNYLIVSARSTHRMFIETSVNSRLRNLCFPCVWIHGNMDRLRGQGYSTTTFPYLWKKVDKEPAPSSRQATGSSLLCTIVIRRTSTFSLWPDGIVVGGFCHMQMDPQCQTGEFKGRLLPSPFFAHIHRPNGKESKAPA; encoded by the exons ATGGCCCAACCAGCTGTAGTCGCCCTGTGCGCAACCTTTTGTCACTTATGGCACCAGTGCAGTGGTAATTATCTAATAGTAAGTGCCAGATCGACGCACCGGATGTTTATTGAAACATCCGTTAACTCCCGGTTAAGGAACCTTTGTTTTCCATGCGTTTGGATTCATGGAAACATGGATAGATTGCGCGGTCAAG GTTATAGTACTACCACTTTTCCGTATCTCTGGAAGAAGGTTGATAAGGAGCCAGCCCCCAGCAGTCGGCAAGCTACCGGAAGCTCCC ttcTCTGCACAATCGTGATCCGAAGGACAAGCACTTTTTCGCTATGGCCGGATGGGATCGTCGTTGGAGGTTTCTGTCACATGCAGATGGATCCGCAATGCCAGACGGGTGAATTTAAAGGTCGATTGCTACCCAGTCCATTTTTCGCTCACATCCATCGCCCAAATGGGAAGGAAAGCAAAGCTCCCGCTTGA
- the LOC129742802 gene encoding uncharacterized protein LOC129742802, producing MEDLSNIVDGETWRILIDNGFTLASLQITSEKDLEDIGVLKGPRLLIKNFLSKQTSPMPESSNAGRVRREIEATVIREVLEADSNFSNKFYAVLLNELPLDHNTALEMVRILCNHFFKIRMLNNDYPNIKDKMSLADAILEAFPYLEKNKNQRRCAKGIIRRLDTMRKSVPRENRKFLRAPHPNPLHIQETVLEEVDLVADLPAIRENMREIISMMRNTHEVLEAMRSSKVSPKDIITKFPHFRSFGGAMIQQAYQRIHSNAEKAQPNLALLRTFLSKAQFLGKNFETIEDDYIRACGILLTRMGSRGCKRNWMDRELSINQLTLAPLIRWVDPAQLVSHIQLGFHPHIICLGLAERRGNYLLLVDGGETIECGDSSLQALDTFFKIFDVLNVKIPSLLRSLLDLVQLEVYQTKKATPKPMVLSVLNLYSRAHRAEEGV from the exons atggaggACCTGTCGAACATTGTAGATGGAGAAACATGGCGAATTTTAATAG acaacGGCTTCACGTTGGCCTCTCTCCAAATCACATCCGAAAAAGATTTGGAAGATATTGGAGTGTTGAAGGGGCCGCGGCTGcttataaaaaactttttgtcCAAGCAGACATCACCGATGCCGGAATCTTCCAATGCCGGTCGAGTTCGACGAGAGATCGAG gCCACCGTTATTCGAGAGGTACTGGAAGCGGACAGCAATTTTAGCAACAAGTTTTACGCTGTCCTGCTGAACGAGTTACCCCTAGATCATAACACGGCTTTGGAAATGGTCAGGATATTATGTAACCATTTCTTTAAAATACGGATGTTGAATAACGA CTACCCCAACATTAAAGACAAGATGTCGCTGGCGGACGCAATTCTAGAAGCCTTTCCTTATctggaaaaaaacaagaatcagAGAAGATGCGCCAAAggaatcatt CGACGTTTGGACACGATGCGGAAGAGTGTGCCTCGTGAAAACCGAAAATTTCTACGAGCACCACATCCCAATCCACTGCACATTCAAGAAACCGTTTTGGAAGAGGTTGATTTGGTTGCTGATCTTCCCGCCATCAGGGAAAACATGAGGGAGATAATTTCGATGATGCGTAATACGCATGAAGTACTCGAGGCTATGCGCTCATCGAAAGTATCTCCCAAGGACATTATAACCAAGTTCCCTCATTTCCGTAGCTTTGGTGGCGCAATG ATCCAACAAGCATATCAACGGATCCACAGTAATGCTGAAAAGGCTCAACCAAACTTGGCATTACTCAGAACTTTCCTCTCGAAGGCTCAATTCTTggggaaaaattttgaaacgattgaagatg atTACATCCGTGCATGCGGAATACTACTCACGAGAATGGGTTCGAGAGGCTGCAAGCGGAACTGGATGGACCGGGAGCTGAGCATCAACCAATTAACACTGGCGCCTTTGATAAGGTGGGTGGATCCGGCACAGCTGGTAAGCCACATTCAATTGGGATTTCATCCACATATAATCTGTCTCGGTTTGGCAGAAAGGAGGGGGAATTACCTCCTTCTAGTCGATGGTGGTGAAACAATTGAATGTGGTGATTCGAGCCTTCAAGCGCTCGACacctttttcaaaatatttgatgttCTCAACGTCAAAATCCCATCCCTGCTGAGGAGCCTATTGGACTTGGTTCAACTAGAGGTGTACCAGACCAAGAAGGCCACTCCCAAGCCAATGGTTTTGAGTGTCCTCAACCTCTACTCGCGTGCTCATCGCGCCGAAGAAGGTGTGTAG